Genomic segment of Salvia hispanica cultivar TCC Black 2014 chromosome 2, UniMelb_Shisp_WGS_1.0, whole genome shotgun sequence:
TTAAATTGGGGAAAACTGTCGAGCGGGAAAGAAacgaaaaattcattaatggACTACATTTTTAGTCAAAATTACACTGCAAAATACAATAAAGGCCTAATATATAGGCTTTGGAGAAAGCTAACACTAACTAATAAAATGCTAAACATTAtccaataaaagaaaaacaataacaactaattacaatttatttttaatttcaacacGTTTGTTTCATGTTAGTGAgtcatttttcagttttggaAAGTTCCaagataattgagtcatttttttttggtaaaaaaatcatgtcttattattttgttttgtcttcACCTCTCCTGCTCTATTCTCTATACACTTGACACACTacttttagcaaaaagtaccactatattttatatagtcaAAATGAAcgttgtttaaaaaaaaaattgtcttaTTTGTTACACTTTCAGATTTTAAAATGTCTCAtattaaatgtttcattttatttttctatttctttgaATACATCATGCATGGTATtatactaactcattttattcatatttattataaaattaatatataaaaatagaattctcattttattcatattttattataaaattaatacataaaaataaaatttacattaatggttaatataaataacaacaatacggagtatttgataatttgatggcgttagaaaaaaatattcttgaaAGACTGATTTTGTTAAGTAAAGACCTCCAAATTAAGCAACTGTCTCTCTTTTGGCGATCATGGCTGCACCACTATGCAAATCCTGTTAATTCTCATTTGAATTGAAATCTCATAAACAATatcaaatatacaaataaaatatgagggTAATacataatactatattatgtatattataaaatgcataccaatctaattttatttccttaCGAAATTGGAGATTTATTCAATctgatgaaaattaaatttgtaaattatacGGCATTTCCTATTTGAATGTGTATATAAAGACAGTTCTTATATCAATTCTCACCAAAAGAGAGGATTCAAGCACTACTCGTGGTTCTAAAAAGTCCATTTTACTGGtcactttattttgtttttttgcatctctctttctttagGAAATGTATTTTCAATAATTCACAGTTATATTGGTGATACTTTTACTCAAACTTTCAGCCttatttcttgaaatatttgtattaaCCAATTAACTATCATATCACGGTTCTCTCCCTTTCTCTCTTCTagaattaattcataattctTTTATGTTTGTACTTCTAATTTGTCAATATATCATggtttaatttcattttgtttttgtcatCACAGTAAGCTCAACAACAAGACCTTGCCAATTCGATAAAGAttgatactactattttgttatttaaggTACATGTTtgctatttaaatttaatacttttACGTCAATTTAACAACCTTCTACAAAGTTGTTCcctcatataaatatttgttactCTAATCGAATTCTTGAATCACAGTTCATTGTATGCTACTTCTTGAtcattacattaattttattttttattaagcTTTGAAGAACTATTCAAGATTTTGTAGTTCATCAAATCAAGAAAGATTGGTGTTCAATGACTTTAGGCATGAATAGGAATATCTCTAGTGCTTCCCATTGTGATGGATTGATGTGCCAAAAATATTAAGCATAGAATCTTGAAAAAATATGAGGCACCATTTCGAGATTCTTGAGAATGAGATGATAAGATCTCTGCACTTTAATTTTCGAGGAATTTAATGTTGTTATCCGAGGTTGCCCCAATTTGAAAATCATAGGCCctttggaaaaaaatttattgaccataaacaaataaaatccaaacATATAGTAATTCTTAGTTGAAAAATGACTTATGAAGTGCACATTAACTGGTTGCGCTAGATTGCACTTATCGAGTCACCATAGATCCATTCGAATTGAAGAAGGTCGTCGATGACTTGTTGCCTTCGCTTGTCGCCGTTTAGgcaaatgaaacatttttttcttttcgtAGCAATCtgaattatgaaattacactactaaataaacaaaaaaggatCGATGCAGATGTGAAATATCGTTAAATCGAAGCCATTGTCTCAAAATTTCCGAATTGACTGGGAAGTCGGTCAACCCTATCGAACCCAACCTAGATCAGTCGATAGGGTAAATGGGGTAACGAAGAGTTAATATCAaccattttaaataatacttaaaAGTTATGAAAATCAAGtttgttttatgttatttGAAGGCTTAAAATTCTCAATAATCgatcattttcttgattttagaCTTTTTAGTGGTCGTGCAATAAGTCAATAACTCAAAGAAAGGGTCAAAAATTTTGatctttgatttaatttttgtgggCATCTTCTCGGTTAAGACAGAGACTTTGTGAtagtttattctttttcttttatttggttgcttttattttgtcGTAGGAAAGTCTAATACAATCATGAAATTAATGCATCACAGTATACTATTACAAGTAGACTAtaaacaaaaggaaataatcattttatacatcatgttgtaattttgatgTACACTTAGAATTGAACTTTTTCACTCATAAAAATGCTCTGTCATCTCTAAtcccattttattttgcagAAAAAAGGCAACACAAAGAACATAAGGTAATTCTCTAAgtaaaaatgtaatgaaatttgcaaaataattaCTCAAAAATTCAGTAAATTTTACCAATCCAATCAATTTTaagatatactagtattttatttatattcagtATTCatctttataacaaattttcaaatagtgCTGCACGATAAGCTCGAATACGAGATATTTGACCTCGGACAATGATCGCCTagtaattcaaatattcacctCTATCTAAATTATAGTAACATCTTTTTAAAAGGTGCAGCGGGATAGACTCGAATATAAAACTTTTAGCTTTAGACACTGACcactctattatttttatttataaattaataaaatagcgTAAATACACATTCCAATTGTAtgttaaaaacaataaaaccagtaataaaaaaacttgaagaaCAGTAAAGTATCACGTGTAGAAAAATAAACACCATATTTGATAGAAAATTGTGGGAgtaaaaattggaaatttgcAGTTATTCTTGACTGAAATTTTACTCTAACAACAACTATGCAAATTTAACTTGTtgatttttgagttttgaccagagagagagagagtgtgagAGAGAGGTTTCTCTACTCCCTGACCTAGTTCTTCAATCTTGAATTTTGGGTCATTTTGGTTCGTAGCAGAAACTCCGCAGCAATCAGTATCACTACTTCACACCACCAAGAGCAACCTCTTTGAAGATTGGGACACCATAAAAATCGTTTCTTTCACCTTTGTGTTCAATCTTGATTACCTGGGTTTCAAGCTGCTCATTTTCAACTCATTCTACAATCAATTGTAATTCATCTTCTGTTTTTCCCCAtttctacaattttttttattcatcatTGCAACCTTTTGTTTGCCTGACTTGTTTATGCGTTGGATTCATCGTGGAGTAGAAAGAGACGCGGCCAAGaatcttttttttgttcttctGTTAGATCCAAGTCATCATCTTTATCTGCCTTTATCTCTTGGGAAAGTGCCCTGTATTTGTACAAGTGGGAAatacttgttttcttctttgatTCTTTACTTATAGGGTTTCTTGGGTTTGATTTGATGAGCtcaagattggatttttatgCTTGTATATGgtttatttctcaattgtggtttgatttttcatttgttttgcCTTTAGACGCTCTAGTTTTGAGTATGCTAATGATTGGCTTTATTTGTTTGACTTGCATctaatactttttaaaaaaaattttgtgggacattattttttttgttgttctgAGATTATATAGCTTTACTGGTTCGTGCATTGCCTGAATAATTTAGCTTTTACCTCCTTAGCTGAGTGATCTTGAAGTTGTGACCTTTTGCTCTGTATTCCCATTTCTTGCAGTTTGAGCTTGTTCCGGTTGTAGTCGTGAGAGCTTTTAATCCGGCTATATCGTTGGGAGTGAGTGTAATTCGGGGCTGAACTTTCACTGTGAAATTGGTTTTAAGTAGCGTATCCTCAGCTGTTGGCTAGTGGGAGATGGGGGATGTTTTGCTTTGATTTGTGTTTGAGGATTGCTTAGATGATTACTGCCGAATAGGGTTATAATTACTACGGACACAATGGGTGGGCTTTGCTCGAGAAGGGCCACTGATGAGACTACTCTGGGTGGTGCACTTCCTCATGTTAATGGCCGCTTCGGTTACGGCCATGGACTAGTTTATCAATCCCGTGGACTGGATATCCGAGAAGAGAACATTCCGAGGGATGTGGAAGTTATGGATAAGCAACCGAGGGAACCATTCTCCTTTCCAGAGCTGAGTTCTACTCCACATGGAACAAGCATGGATGATATCAATGATGGAATACCTCGGTTGTCTAGGGCGTTATCTGATAAATCTAGATCAACGAGAACAAAGCAGGTTGCATTGACAAAGGTATGTGCTTAAATAGTTACTGTAACTCTTTGTTATCTTGTTCAATCTGTTGATTATATTTGCTCTATCATGCCAAAACTTGAATCAAGAATTTACATTCTATGGTATTGTTGTACTTGTCAATGGTGTATGGAAAATATTATGCGTTCATGTCAGGTGTATGGTGTGCTTATTCTTTAAAATACctgataaataactaaaatctTTCGTATTACTCTCAGGTTTCAGAAATGAGTACGCTTCTGGGCAGAGCAGGCCACGCCGGCCTAGGGAAAGCAGTTGATGTGTTGGATACTCTTGGTAGTAGCATGACTAATTTGAATCTTAGCAGTGGTTTTGCATCTGGGATAGCTACAAAAGGAATCAAAATATCGATATTGGCTTTTGAAGTGGCGAATACCATTGTTAAAGGTGCCAATCTGATGAATTCACTTGCGGAAGAGAATATAAGACATCTGAAGGAGGTGGTGCTCCCTTCTGAGGGTATACAGCGTCTAACATCGAGGGATATGGATGAACTATTACGAATTGCTGCAGCCGACAAGAggtgtaaatattaaaaacagttATCTGATATGTTTTCCACTAATGTGCTAATTCTCTCAATATAATCAGGGATGAATTGAAAGTTTTCTCTGGAGAGGTCATTCGCTTTGGGAATCGGTGCAAGGATCCTCAGTGGCACAACTTGGACCGTTACTTTGAGAAGTAACTGCAGATACCCTTTCTCAGTTTGTTGTTCGTATCTTTGTTTAAACAACAACTGagtttcaatataatatttagtTCATTTCTACGCGTTTAGGTTGGAGTCAGAACTCACACCTCACAAGCAATTGAAAGAAGAAGCGGAAAGTGTGATTCAGTATTTGATGGTGTTGGTTCAGAACACTGCTGTAAGTTATATTATCACAGCCAGTCACTCTACTTTTTACTTCTCCCTTTTAACACAATATCTTGTGCTCGGCCTATGAAACTTCCTTTTGTCTGCTTTTGGAATTTGGATGATTAATTGTGGTGGAATCGttgataataaatttatgatagaCTATGGCTTGAAAGTCGTTCTTATGAAATGTGTCAAGGCTTCTGAACTTAAAAAGAAGCTAATATCCCCATAAATATGATATCTATCGGTGATGTTTCCTTGAGTTAAAGGAGAACCAAAGTACTGTATTGCGTTTTAGATATAAAAGAGAGATATCTGTCTCTGTTGAACCAATTAGGATCTTATTTGGTTGATgtaatcctaaatttgtgtttttatatCTATGTTTCCACTCGGTAAAATCTCTTTCTTTGCaactaatttgaaattttaaatgtttcaCTGAATGTTCCGGTTTTGTCGTTTTGCTTTTCCCAACAGAAATGTTACTTGATCGTATTTGTACATTTACATAGATTCATAAACAGCACACTTACAGCAGACCGTTAGAACATCATCCCAGTAGACATAAATTAGACCTGAGAAATTGCTGAATTACTTATTAGAGATTCAGACTATTGTAGTGGTATTGTGAGCTTCTAAATGATCACCTAATCTAATGTGTTGTGCAGGAACTATACCATGAAATGCATGCATTAGATAGATTCGAACAAGACTGTCGGCGCAAAGCTCAAGAAGAGGATAACTCAAACGCTGCACACAGAGGTATTTATGATTCATTTAAAATCATGTCTTACATCTTTGAAAGACCCAAAAATGTAGTTTTATTGTGTACATGGGaatttagatataaaatgAAGAGATTAAGTGGATTTTTCCTGATTTTAAAACTTAGTTGACCtttttgcaaatttaaatGACAACCGTTTGGGTATTAGTGTTTCCAACATCACAGATGGCAAGTTTTCTCATTGATGGTCTCGTCAAGTTGATATGCTTATGCTCTTTCTTTGCCTTATCCATAATATTTAGATATTGTTTTTCTGAGTCTGCTGTGTTGTTCTTGTTGCTGTATTCTACTACTAATCACAGCCTTCTATTTAGCTTTTCTTCTATTTCTGTATTTTCCTTCTGAAATTGTTCTCCTTCCCCATGAAGGCGACAGCCTCGCGATTCTACGTGCAGAGCTGAAGAGTCAAAAGAAGCATGTGaagaatttgaaaaagaaGTCTCTATGGTCCAAGATATTGGAGGAGGTTGCAATTCCAGGCTCTTTTCTCTTATATGAGCTCAAAATGCATTCTATACACGAGAAACAAAGCTTACTTTTTTCAGCAACTCGCCTTATATGTAACAAATATGGTCCTATTTTTGGACATTACAACCATTCTTCACATACCAAACTGatttctttattctttatttatgttaattaaGGTGATGGAGAAGCTCGTGGACATCGTTCATTATCTACATTTGGAGATCCATTCTGCATTTGGTTCCAGTGGTAATGCACAAACCTCGAAATTATATATGCGTTGAAatgcttttcatttttttcaaaaaattgctGTGTGTTTTGGGTTGTCGTATTGTCATTTTCTGAGCTTCAATTTGTGTATTTCACATATTTCCTTAAATCTATGTTTAGTGTTTATAACACTTGTTTTATTGAATTACTGTTAAAGATGGATACAAGCCGACAAAAGACCGCCATCAGAAGTTAGGATCTGCTGGACTTGCACTGCATTATGCGAATATCATAACGCAGATTGATACACTCGTGAGTCCGTTCattattcttcttctattGTTCTAGTTCTCCTCTTTCTTAACGGGTGCTTCTATCGTTCTATCTGTCTTCTTACTCAATTTGTGCCTAATTTTGAACTACGCCTGCAATTTTcgatccaggtcactagatcAGGATCGGTGCCACCAAGTACGAGAGACGCTCTATACCAAGGACTGCCACCAACTATAAAGTGTGCTTTGCGTTCTAGACTGCAATCTTTTCAACTCAAAGAAGaggtattttttcttcttttcttgtttggtTCGAAACAATGATTGTTTGGTTCCGAATGCCTACATGTGATCTTCACGTATTTGTGTGATTCTTCTCATTCTTTCTGCAGTTTTCTGTCCCACAAATCAAagaagaaatggagaaaaCTCTTCAATGGCTGGTGCCTATGGCCACCAATACAACAAAGTAAAACTACCATGCTCCTCTCGTTTAATAAACTTCGCTGCGTCCCAATTTTTTCCCTTGGATTTGACGCTGTGTTGAGAGTCTTTAAGACGAACGTATAGGATTACATGGTTAATTTACATGTTAAACTGACTGATAGCTCTCCTGGCCACATTCTCTATTGTCATTTCTTGAAACTTAACCGGCCATTAGTTTGTAGAATAAATATCGCTTCTTAGCCCGAATGTCTCAATCTTTCAGGAATGACACAATTTGAATCCAATAGATTGACTTCATTTTCAAATCTAGGACGAGCTCTCTGATGTCCGTGTAGAAACGTGTATCACGTTTCCTAAAACACGCACGatgttttgtaaaaaaacaCAGATACATAAGGGCTAGAAAGTGATATTGGCCTTAATTGTCATCTAATAGAGCATCTTGCATACCCTTACAGcctttttgattttgtttttcgaTCTGTATGTTGACTATGTGCCATGTTCGGAAACAGGGCTCACCACGGCTTTGGTTGGGTTGGCGAATGGGCGAATACCGGGTAAGGCCATCTCTAACGACGCTCATCTTTCGAAGATTTCAAATGCTTTCGTCGTGCTTGACTATATACACCTCGTGTTATTCAGATCCGAGATGAACAACAAACTAGCCGGCCAGACGGATTTGCTCCGTATCGAAACCCTTTATCACGCGGACAAGGAGAAAACGGAAGCTTACATTCTTGATTTGGTACTATGGCTGCATCATCTCATTAGCCGATCAAGGGCCGCAAACGGTGGGCTCAAATCGCCCGTCAAATCCCCGATCCGGTCCCCAAACCAGAAGACGCTCCATCTATCGAGCCCGATACCGAGCTCGCCCTCCTCAACGCTGTCGATCGAGGACCAGGAGATGCTCCGAGACGTCAGCAAGCGGAAGCTGACTCCCGGGATAAGCAAGAGCCAAGAATTCAGCAAATCAAGAACCAGTCTTTCCAAGCACCACCGGCTAACGAAGAGCAACAGCCATTCTCCGACACATGAAACCACGAGGGAGAGGGATCCCTTCCCGATTCGAAGACCTTCCTCGGTCCCAATCATTAATTTTGACATCGACCGGATCAAGGCGTTGGACATGATCGACAGAGTCGACACAATTTGAATTGAAGCCTCAAGGCATGCTTTCGTGATGCATTTTCCCCGCGCACGCTCGTCTCTAGTTTGCAGTTTCGCGTCGTTTATGCCGCACACGAGCTCGTCCCCTCAGAAGCCGCGGGTTGGGAGGAAGAACCGTTGCAGCGCGTGTTGTACATGGAGAGTCGTATCTTAGGTATACTGGTTTTCCCCGTGCGATCGAGATCGAGAAAACGGGCAAGCTCCGACGACGTTTCACCGGAGTTTGTGTCAGTTCAGTACCAAGTGAGTGTAGTTTCCATCAGTATGTGTACAGAATGAGTTAAACTTGTTTAAGCCTATTGTTGATGAGTTCCATTTCTGCCCTTCTAAACTAATCTTGTGTTGTGATAAATGGAGCAAGCATTCTCTATTGTGTAGGGGTGGAACCGTAATTTTATCACTGGTAGAGCATTGAGCggaaatttttgtttgatcGTTTTACAAAGTATCAATGGTCCCAAAAATATAGCTATCCTTAATTACAATGAAtaagaatattataaatatataaaaatttttaagAATAGGGTgtattatattgctaactttttaagttgctaatttatcagtgtattaaaaatatcaatataaagtgacattaaaatgtcaacaaagtaTATTGAAAtaccaataaaattatgtgtcgATATTTTAGTGTCAtcgtattatatttttaatacaatgcATTGATAAGTTAGCAGAGTTAACAACTTAAAaaagttaacaattgatcataCCTCTTTATCTAAATAGAGTTATTTAACTATATATCTAGTGAAGTATGGAAATATATTTGgaacaaaattattaagtCACCATCTATCCATCATGTCACGATCGTTGGAGTGAAATATGGatgataaaattgatacatactgaaagaatattaataacattgataatttaaaaaaaaaattgagatgaaaTTGATAGATACAATTGTTAACATTTGTtataaattgacaaaatatttatgtagaataaataaaaactagtaGAGATTAGGATAAATTATATTGGGTGATAGAACCTTGAAGACTGACAAGATGCTTTGCCAGGTCCCATTTAGGCTTCATCTCAAAATTTCGTTAgggtttaattaattaataatactacaaaatacTATTAGTACcgtatttgataaaatgattgaTCCGAATACCTATCCCTCCTTTGTTTATTAGATATAAAAAGATTTAAttccttttattttgaagTGGCATTGTTAAAAGTTGATATTCTTGATTAccatgaaaagaaaaaaagaatagtaTCTTATGTTTACCCTccatctttattaaataaataatattgcaaagaataagaataatatatataccaattttaaatattttttaaatagctGAGTGACGTGTAAGTGCTACCCATACATGTTTTTGTCGGATGGAACAAAGCAAATAATTGGATTATAGTGTCACCAAATCCCAATGGCATTCATGTCACTgtggaaaattaaatactaacaGTCATATCTACACATATAAATagttttttcataatatagcATGTTGGGATAATTTTTAATAGCAGGATATAAAGTTGagtttataaatattagtattaaattgggtatattcctttttatttgatcGGGATAATTATcatttgctattttttatttatttatgagttttgatttttcttatatgataaaattaattttagaaaatatagaATCAATTTAATCTCGTAATTAGAAATTAAGAACATTCGAATTTGCAagatgtaaaataaataaaaaaataaaaaatcaagaacATTTCTTGAAGATTGTGTTGGTAGCCTCTGCTTGTCAGATTTATAAGTCAAAGTTTAACATGTTCATAGCCTGTGCTTAATCTTGATACAATTACTACGTATAATAAATTGTAGTAGCAGTTTTTGAAGTGCTCAAATCTTACATTGAATAGTGTTTCATATCGCAGTTATCCAAACATTTGAAGATCAATCAATGTATATTTTGTGCTATAATAGCCTTcgataatatatattcattcaatGTATATACTGTTCTATTATAGCCTTCAATAATATACAAGGgttcaaataaaaatcttcttaaactaaaaacatgAGATTTCTCGTATTTGAACCTCTTTCGATTAATTCTGACGGGATATATGACATGACGGCATTTTTGGCGCTTTAGTAGTCTGCTTGATATCCACTCAAAGGATTCAAGTTTATAACACTGCTTCTGTGTGTTGtgaagatatattttttaatttcgtgCTCGATGATCAAAGTATGGTTGTTGgtttgaagagagaaattaagaaaatgattttgaGGAATCAACATGGTTTGGGGTGATAGGTTTCTTCATCTCTATAATTTGCATGGTTAAAGTATGAGTGAAGTTAAAAAGTTGATCATTAGTTGAGATTTATTGgattatgtttgttttttttcattaaacaAAATGTATACTCTATGTTCTTTGTTATTATTCGATATTCTCACTCTAAAAGTTAGTCTTCCAAGTTCATGATCACATctctaatttaaaatttcaatccaACCTTCATAAGTAATgctttaattaaaatccatcGATTAGATTActtattttcacatatatgagtatattttgaaaaaattgcgAAAAAGAGGATACGTAATTGCGTCACTCAACTAAAGGAATCAATTAATGGAAGTCAAagatattaaagaattttttcattaattatatatagttcaaagttcaaactaTAGTCTTAGCTTCCTCAAAAAGATTAGATTATCtttcttaaaaaatgaaaaagtaggGTGCTTTGAACATAATAGAAGATTGATTTGTGATAATATGCTtatagaatattatttcaatgtaTGTGAAAATCAAGTCCTCCTCCAATGATGATCTAAGTTGTACAAGgtgaagtaaattaaatactataagTTTTTCACTACAAAAATGGGATTTACCGATcgataattaattgaattcatTTGTAATTATCTTTACAACGATCTAATTGCATCTTAACAcgtatttattttctttgaattaATAATACCATTCCTattaacttttcaaaatccaaataatttttctctaaaattcAAACACCACTAAATCTAATGAAGTTAAGATATATTCAGATTGAGTTATGTCATGTACTACCTAAAAGACATCCACTTTAATCAAAATCTAGATGAGACTTAATTAGATAATATCTCCTCCGATTAGATGATATGCTTCCACGCCTCCACAAATATATTCCATCGATAGACATTATAACTTCGTGACCCATTCACTTTATCAAATTCGAATATCATGCAccttaattataataatagatttatcaaaattcaaacactATGTCACTTTAATTATACCACTTAACAATATTTGCAAGGCATATGCAATGTATACATACCAAAGGGAATCTTTATAACCGAACGCATGATGACattcttatattttgtttgctttGATACACAAGAATTATTTCTTACCGAACTATGTATTATATGTGTTTGCATGATTCTATATACCACTTTTTATTATCATACATAATCTAAGAT
This window contains:
- the LOC125207648 gene encoding protein PSK SIMULATOR 1-like, whose translation is MGGLCSRRATDETTLGGALPHVNGRFGYGHGLVYQSRGLDIREENIPRDVEVMDKQPREPFSFPELSSTPHGTSMDDINDGIPRLSRALSDKSRSTRTKQVALTKVSEMSTLLGRAGHAGLGKAVDVLDTLGSSMTNLNLSSGFASGIATKGIKISILAFEVANTIVKGANLMNSLAEENIRHLKEVVLPSEGIQRLTSRDMDELLRIAAADKRDELKVFSGEVIRFGNRCKDPQWHNLDRYFEKLESELTPHKQLKEEAESVIQYLMVLVQNTAELYHEMHALDRFEQDCRRKAQEEDNSNAAHRGDSLAILRAELKSQKKHVKNLKKKSLWSKILEEVMEKLVDIVHYLHLEIHSAFGSSDGYKPTKDRHQKLGSAGLALHYANIITQIDTLVTRSGSVPPSTRDALYQGLPPTIKCALRSRLQSFQLKEEFSVPQIKEEMEKTLQWLVPMATNTTKAHHGFGWVGEWANTGSEMNNKLAGQTDLLRIETLYHADKEKTEAYILDLVLWLHHLISRSRAANGGLKSPVKSPIRSPNQKTLHLSSPIPSSPSSTLSIEDQEMLRDVSKRKLTPGISKSQEFSKSRTSLSKHHRLTKSNSHSPTHETTRERDPFPIRRPSSVPIINFDIDRIKALDMIDRVDTI